The following coding sequences are from one Chitinimonas sp. BJYL2 window:
- a CDS encoding tetratricopeptide repeat protein, whose amino-acid sequence MDQDLLRQLGAAQVECGQIHAGAETLQQLLAAGCRLPEVYINLGIAWLRSGKAKEAKQAFMDALLLEPDSIRARTGLGQVYLYDDCPTEARLEFAAVLAVSPDDKRAMAGFADAHRALKLHPEAVYCYSELVRLAPDDAYAASMLVHAAMEMYDWEDLDARIAHAHRLIVDEGKHGGMVFALCGLREFSRHDLYQATLQRSQAAREAPLESEMLLPPGGEGERLRIGYLSSDFGTHPVSHLLVGALECHDRSKFEVFGYATGPKRDGADRQRIEAAFEHFHDVRALADDELQALIRTHRLHILVELNGHTAYSRIDGLSYKRCAPIQVTWLGYPGTTGTAFADYLFGDAVVTPPEHAGQYSEKVVNLPHCYQPNDNKRANGLTSSREAEGLASDAFVMCSFNQPFKLGPATFDIWCALLKKIDGSQLWLLEPPEAAKDNLLEEAHQRGVDASRIVFAPKRTLAEHMGRIGLADLALDTFPYGSHTTGSDALWAGVPLVTMMGETFASRVAASLLVNVGLSELITHTPEEYEHCILRLAQHPDELSALRVRLQAQLLQTPLFDTRQFTRDLEAVYTQLWRHQVSKQNKGDES is encoded by the coding sequence ATGGACCAGGATCTCCTTCGCCAGTTAGGGGCAGCACAGGTTGAGTGCGGTCAGATCCACGCCGGGGCAGAGACGCTCCAGCAACTGTTGGCGGCGGGGTGCCGGCTTCCCGAGGTTTATATCAACCTGGGTATTGCGTGGTTGCGTTCGGGTAAGGCCAAGGAAGCCAAGCAGGCCTTCATGGATGCGCTGTTGCTGGAGCCGGATTCGATCCGTGCACGGACTGGGTTGGGTCAGGTCTATCTCTACGATGACTGCCCCACCGAGGCGAGACTGGAGTTCGCTGCCGTGCTGGCGGTCAGCCCGGATGACAAACGCGCGATGGCGGGCTTTGCGGACGCCCATCGTGCCCTGAAGCTCCATCCCGAGGCCGTCTATTGCTATTCAGAGTTGGTACGCTTGGCGCCTGACGATGCTTATGCGGCCTCCATGCTGGTCCACGCCGCGATGGAAATGTATGACTGGGAGGACCTGGATGCACGTATTGCACATGCTCATCGATTGATTGTGGATGAGGGCAAGCATGGCGGTATGGTGTTTGCTCTGTGTGGTCTCCGAGAGTTCTCGCGCCACGATCTGTACCAAGCCACCTTGCAGCGCTCCCAGGCAGCCCGGGAGGCCCCGTTGGAGAGTGAGATGTTGCTGCCTCCGGGAGGAGAAGGCGAGCGCTTGAGAATTGGCTATCTTTCGTCGGATTTCGGTACACATCCGGTCAGCCATCTGCTGGTTGGTGCGCTGGAGTGTCACGATCGGAGCAAGTTTGAAGTATTCGGTTATGCCACTGGGCCCAAGCGAGATGGGGCGGATCGTCAGCGTATCGAGGCGGCGTTCGAACACTTTCATGATGTGAGGGCGCTGGCCGACGATGAGCTGCAAGCGCTGATCCGTACGCATCGCTTGCATATCCTGGTCGAGTTGAACGGACATACGGCTTATAGCCGGATAGATGGGCTGAGCTACAAGCGCTGTGCGCCCATCCAGGTTACTTGGCTTGGCTATCCCGGTACCACGGGTACGGCTTTTGCGGACTACTTGTTCGGTGATGCCGTGGTGACGCCGCCTGAGCACGCGGGTCAGTACTCAGAAAAGGTCGTCAATCTGCCCCATTGTTATCAACCTAATGACAACAAGCGCGCCAATGGTCTGACGAGTTCGCGCGAGGCAGAGGGTCTCGCGTCCGATGCTTTTGTCATGTGCTCGTTCAATCAGCCGTTCAAGCTTGGTCCGGCGACGTTTGATATTTGGTGTGCGTTGCTGAAGAAGATTGACGGCAGCCAGCTCTGGCTGCTTGAGCCGCCTGAGGCCGCCAAGGACAACCTGCTGGAAGAGGCACACCAGCGGGGGGTCGATGCATCACGCATCGTCTTCGCCCCCAAACGGACGTTGGCAGAGCACATGGGCCGGATCGGTCTGGCCGATCTCGCGTTGGATACTTTCCCTTACGGATCCCACACCACGGGGAGCGATGCTCTGTGGGCCGGCGTGCCACTGGTCACGATGATGGGAGAGACCTTCGCCAGTCGCGTGGCCGCATCGCTCTTGGTCAATGTGGGCCTGTCCGAGCTGATTACCCACACACCCGAAGAGTACGAACACTGTATCTTGCGTCTGGCACAGCACCCGGATGAGCTGAGTGCGTTGAGGGTGCGCTTGCAGGCGCAACTGCTGCAGACCCCGTTGTTTGATACCCGCCAGTTC